A single window of Nicotiana sylvestris chromosome 3, ASM39365v2, whole genome shotgun sequence DNA harbors:
- the LOC138887972 gene encoding uncharacterized protein produces the protein MHSQPLEKQETIPLKPPDLIEHPPLPNNLERPISFKDKLLKSNLTIFIPSINHDDMLEPTKAVEDTKVVHDPGNTLGEAIQISLSLEDRQRIYEPCKYSIIIKLVGKRMLHHYLKRKIQDLWKPTEDFPLIDLGEDYYIIKFTKKENMDKAIHLGPWFINGHFLSISKWKPNFVARNEKLTTSAVWVRLPQLPTEFYNGKILENIGNAIGRLLKIDTYTSTTLRGRYARICVEIPLEIPVQSFLFVGDHKQDILYEGEDFLCKNCGRFGHTLRQCTYIKMQSLDPHHAGQEHQQVATQDACDSEWKTVSFNKKKNQGKKTPNQMPTIHAKGNQGPGISVNLFNAKTDTHRPSLGTLLETRMNNHADMLNEFGFTEMIEVPSERQSGGMVMMWRDDIINVQNAVRRGQEIHATIEIMLNLGRTTLLAISWEGRENS, from the exons ATGCATTCCCAACCCCTTGAGAAACAAGAGACTATTCCCCTAAAACCACCAGATTTAATCGAACACCCTCCCTTACCAAACAATTTGGAGAGACCAATATCCTTTAAGGATAAACTATTGAAATCTAACCTAACAATTTTCATTCCTTCCATAAATCATGATGATATGCTTGAACCAACAAAGGCAGTGGAAGACACAAAAGTAGTGCATGATCCAGGGAATACTCTAGGTGAAGCTATACAAATCTCTCTTTCATTGGAAGATAGACAACGTATCTATGAGCCATGTAAATACTCTATTATAATCAAGTTAGTAGGGAAACGTATGCTACACCATTACCTAAAGAGGAAAATCCAAGATCTATGGAAACCAACAGAGGACTTCCCTTTAATTGATCTTGGTGAGGACTATTACATTATCAAATTCACAAAGAAAGAAAACATGGATAAAGCTATTCACCTAGGGCCATGGTTCATCAATGGTCATTTCCTATCTATCTCCAAATGGAAACCAAATTTTGTGGCTAGAAATGAAAAACTAACTACCTCAGCAGTTTGGGTAAGGCTGCCCCAATTACCAACTGAATTCTACAATGGTAAAATCCTAGAAAATATTGGTAATGCAATAGGACGCCTACTGAAAATTGACACATACACCTCAACAACCCTAAGAGGTCGTTATGCAAGGATTTGTGTCGAAATCCCTTTGGAAATTCCAGTTCAATCCTTCCTATTTGTTGGAGATCATAAACAGGATATACTCTATGAAggggaggattttctttgcaaaaatTGTGGCCGTTTTGGTCACACACTAAGACAATGCACCTATATCAAAATGCAAAGCTTGGATCCTCACCATGCAGGACAAGAACATCAACAAGTAGCTACACAAGATGCTTGTGACTCTGAATGGAAAACTGTCTCCTTCAATAAGAAGAAGAATCAAGGCAAAAAAACTCCAAACCAAATGCCCACCATCCATGCAAAAGGCAACCAAGGTCCAGGTATTTCGGTTAATTTATTCAATGCAAAAACAG ATACTCATAGGCCGAGCTTGGGTACTTTGTTGGAAACAAGGATGAACAATCATGCTGATATGCTCAATGAATTTGGTTTCACTGAGATGATAGAAGTTCCATCGGAGAGGCAGTCAGGTGGTATGGTTATGATGTGGAGGGATGATATAATCAACGTCCAAAATGCTGTTAGAAGAGGTCAGGAGATCCATGCAACCATAGAG ATAATGTTAAACCTTGGAAGGACAACACTTTTGGCAATATCatgggaaggaagagaaaactcTTAG
- the LOC138887973 gene encoding autophagy-related protein 23-like, with product MRPAPSGEETEFSVPKSGKDNKIKRASKPKDSQGERAPTRRPRRNLIYVDLDSAIHHQEDEENDGEESALVNRTRKPVEVVKSFETDTLPLSEETSKKDSGKTLESPDIMIIPPLSTNMPDGTSAERAEANHSASSEELRVVKMGHSPSLPYYSKEAIEDTHALPILVSSKVLQEDPFRDWFTRVDDVLDLNDGSTLFEKAQRLFSQLSTNFCCCKKLFAVTKFRADLGQCEAELKKASGEEMALRVLYSQKEKELKDLRADLAKARRNKAELDELVNVILIEYSLLGLTSEANTSISQLQQMLEMIGQLQGKVDQSLSQVRKIEELEVELSKVGAEAAQAKAEVEKTKATTDKTIAIYLRDSEAVQEELREASNGKKWSNDLAKFQAQRETFEEIQDRGFDLTEEIAQAKVLETDARFLVYFDDEDAVSGSEGGEGEDGVLEEEEVPED from the exons ATGAGGCCAGCCCCATCCGGGGAAGAGACCGAGTTCTCGGTTCCGAAATCGGGGAAAGACAACAAAATAAAAAGGGCTTCGAAGCCCAAAGATTCCCAAGGTGAGAGGGCCCCTACTCGAAGGCCAAGGAGGAATCTTATCTACGTGGATTTGGATTCAGCCATCCACCATCAGGAAGACGAAGAGAATGATGGTGAAGAGTCAGCACTAGTGAACCGAACTAGGAAACCAGTCGAGGTCGTCAAGTCTTTCGAAACTGATACCTTGCCCCTCAGTGAAGAAACATCGAAGAAAGACTCAGGCAAAACCCTTGAGTCCCCCGATATCATGATTATTCCCCCTCTTTCAACAAATATGCCAGATGGGACAAGTGCTGAAAGGGCCGAAGCTAATCATAGTGCCTCGAGTGAGGAGCTCAGGGTTGTGAAAATGGGTCACTCACCTTCTCTACCATATTACTCTAAGGAGGCAATAGAGGATACTCATGCTCTGCCAATACTTGTCTCGAGCAAGGTTCTCCAAGAAGACCCTTTTCGGGACTGGTTCACCAGGGTTGATGATGTCCTTGACCTTAACGATGGATCCACCCTTTTTGAAAAAGCTCAACGTCTCTTCTCCCAGTTAAGCACTAATTTTTGTTGTTGCAAAaaactcttt GCCGTTACCAAGTTCAGGGCCGATCTGGGCCAATGTGAGGCGGAGCTCAAGAAAGCTTCGGGTGAAGAGATGGCCTTGAGGGTCCTCTATAGCCAAAAAGAGAAGGAGCTCAAGGATCTTCGGGCTGACTTGGCCAAAGCTCGAAGAAACAAGGCCGAGCTAGACGAGCTGGTAAATGTAATTTTAATAGAGTATAGTCTTCTTGGCCTTACTTCGGAGGCTAACACTTCGATATCTCAACTGCAACAAATGTTGGAGATGATTGGACAGCTCCAAGGCAAGGTTGATCAA AGTCTCTCCCAAGTCAGGAAAATTGAGGAGTTAGAGGTAGAGCTTTCCAAAGTCGGGGCTGAAGCTGCACAAGCCAAGGCTGAAGTTGAGAAGACAAAGGCTACGACTGATAAGACCATCGCTATATATTTGAGGGATTCTGAGGCAGTTCAAGAGGAGCTGAGGGAGGCCTCCAACGGGAAAAAATGGAGTAATGATTTAGCCAAGTTCCAAGCCCAGAGGGAGACTTTTGAAGAAATCCAGGACCGAGGATTTGACCTTACTGAAGAAATAGCCCAAGCAAAGGTGCTGGAAACCGATGCTAGGTTTCTTGTTTATTTTGATGATGAAGATGCTGTGAGTGGTTCCGAGGGAGGGGAAGGTGAAGATGGAGTCCTCGAGGAAGAGGAGGTTCCCGAAGATTGA